The following are encoded together in the Synchiropus splendidus isolate RoL2022-P1 chromosome 7, RoL_Sspl_1.0, whole genome shotgun sequence genome:
- the got1l1 gene encoding putative aspartate aminotransferase, cytoplasmic 2, whose translation MNRPEGNPDEKGLDQNKGTTSVFRNTQAADLSAESRLLSAFRKDTHACRVYLAGRECLNEDGGIFHLGLVQKIKQQMSRDPTLSLQHPSVLGLSEFNRRANEVAVGRSSTALVENRVLGIQTPGFTGAVRLAAELLKSWYDATRAWDGPLYLSSPCDDMLCDIFQAAGIRDIRRFRYWSDEQCGVCLENLLEDLEEAPEASVIVLSASGHYPTGADLSQDQWRIITQLAVRRKLFPVLLLPTPPLCSGDPWRDAWPVQYCVSLGMELFCVQSFSHSFGLHGEAVGHLLCVPKSSSLLRAVRSQAEKLAQTLWAPPCTTGAHVVAAVLSNPAHLAEWRLEVTQAVERCMLVREVLRERLRLLGTPGNWDHLTQQRGLYCCLGMNGQQVDFLAKQRHVYVLPGGCLNISAINGRNLDYIAESIYQCLTTRTPH comes from the exons ATGAACCGACCTGAGGGCAATCCAGATGAAAAAGGGCTCGACCAAAACAAGGGCACCACCTCCGTGTTTAGGAATACCCAGGCGGCTGACCTGAGCGCTGAGTCCAGGCTGCTGTCCGCCTTCAGGAAGGACACACACGCCTGCAGAGTATACCTGGCGGGAAGAG AGTGTTTGAACGAGGATGGCGGAATCTTTCATCTTGGTCTGGTTcaaaaaataaagcaacagATGAGCAGAGATCCCACGCTCAGCTTGCAGCATCCGAGCGTTCTGGGTCTGTCGGAGTTCAACAGAAGGGCAAATGAGGTCGCAGTGGGGAGAAGCTCCACGGCTCTGGTGGAGAATCGG GTGTTGGGAATCCAAACCCCTGGATTTACAGGCGCTGTCCGACTCGCAGCAGAGCTCCTGAAGAGTTGGTATGATGCGACCCGAGCTTGGGACGGTCCCCTCTATCTCTCCTCTCCTTGTGATG ACATGTTGTGCGACATCTTCCAGGCAGCAGGGATCCGTGACATCCGCCGCTTTCGTTACTGGAGCGATGAGCAGTGTGGCGTCTGCCTGGAAAACCTTCTAGAGGACCTAGAAGAGGCTCCTGAGGCGAGCGTTATTGTTCTCTCAGCATCGGGCCATTACCCGACCGGTGCCGACCTCTCCCAGGATCAGTGGCGGATCATTACGCAGCTTGCTGTG AGGCGTAAGCTGTTTCCGGTCCTGCTTCTGCCCACTCCGCCACTCTGTTCAGGGGATCCGTGGCGAGACGCCTGGCCGGTGCAGTACTGCGTTTCACTTGGGATGGAGCTGTTCTGCGTCCAGTCCTTCTCACACTCCTTTGGACTACACG GCGAAGCTGTCGGTCATCTTTTGTGTGTCCCGAAGAGCAGCTCACTTCTACGGGCGGTGAGATCGCAAGCCGAGAAACTGGCACAAACATTGTGGGCTCCGCCGTGCACGACGGGCGCGCACGTGGTTGCTGCTGTTCTCAGTAACCCAGCGCACCTCGCGGAATG GCGGTTGGAAGTAACACAAGCAGTGGAAAGATGCATGCTGGTCAGGGAAGTCTTAAGAGAGCGACTGAGACTCTTGGGCACCCCGGGGAACTGGGACCACCTGACTCAACAGCGTGGACTTTATTGTTGCTTGGGTATGAATG GTCAGCAGGTGGACTTCCTGGCCAAGCAGAGGCATGTTTATGTGCTTCCGGGTGGATGTTTGAACATCAGCGCTATCAATGGACGGAACTTAGATTACATTGCAGAGTCCATCTATCAGTGTCTGACCACTAGGACCCCACATTAA